Within the Enterobacter roggenkampii genome, the region CCGCATCCGTCAGATGACGCGCTACCTGCCGGTGATCATCATCAGCGCCCGCAGCAGCGAAACCGACCGCATTACCGGGCTGGAAACCGGCGCCGATGACTATCTGGCAAAACCGTTCTCCGTGCAGGAGCTGATTGCGCGGATCAAAGCGCTGTTTCGTCGCCAGCAGGCGATGGGGCAGGCGCAAACCGACGGACACATTCAGGCGCACGGGCTGACCATCGATCCGCTGGCGCGCAGCGTGCTGCTTCACGGCCAGGTGGTGGACCTCACCCCGCGCGAGTTCGAGCTGCTCTACTTCTTTGCCCGTCATCCCGGCGAGGTGTTCTCCCGCCTGGCGCTGCTGGAGCAGGTCTGGGGCTACCAGCACGAAGGCTACGAGCACACCGTCAACACCCATATCAACCGCCTGCGCATCAAGATAGAGAAGGACG harbors:
- a CDS encoding response regulator transcription factor, with the translated sequence MKQILLVEDDHDIAALLRLNLEDEGYAITHEPDGGNALQRLDAQTWDAVILDLMLPNVDGLEICRRIRQMTRYLPVIIISARSSETDRITGLETGADDYLAKPFSVQELIARIKALFRRQQAMGQAQTDGHIQAHGLTIDPLARSVLLHGQVVDLTPREFELLYFFARHPGEVFSRLALLEQVWGYQHEGYEHTVNTHINRLRIKIEKDAAEPEIIRTVWGKGYKFAEPQHDASL